In the Enterococcus rotai genome, AAAACCATTGTTTTTGATGTAGATGATACGATTTATGACCAGCAACAACCATTTAGAAATGCAATAAACGCAGTATTTCCAGATGTAAAACCTGAGGATATGCATGCGCTATATATTCGCTTTCGCTTTCATAGTGATGAAACTTTTCCCAAAGTCATGTCTGATGATTGGACACTAGATTTTATGCGCTTTTATCGAATTAACGAGTCATTAAAAGACCTAAATTATCCAAGTGTTTCACAAGATAACGGGCTGATTTTTCAAAAAACATATGAAGAAGAGCTGGATAATATCGTAATGCATCCAGAAGTAAAAAAAGTGTTCGATTTCTTAAAGGAAAACAATATTCCGATGGGAATCATCACAAATGGTCCAACAGATCATCAATTCAAAAAAGTGAAACAACTTCAATTGGAAAATTGGGTTCCTACTGATAATATTATTATTTCCCAAAGCACTGGTTTCCAGAAACCAGAGAGAGAAATTTTCGACCTTGCTGCTAAAGAATTTAATATGGAATGCGCCCATACATTATATGTTGGTGATAGTTTTGAAAACGATATTGTCGGTGCAACCAACGGTGGTTGGAAATCTTTATGGTTCAACCACCGCTTACGAGAAATACCAGATGGTAAAAAAGCACATCATCTGAAAGAAGTCACTTCATTTGAAGACCTTTTCCCAACAATCCAATCATTATTCTCATAATAAATCCAAAAGAGCTTGGAGCATACCAGTGGTATGCTCCAAGCTCTTTTTATTCACCAATACTCAAAATCGTTCGAATATCGTCTTCCGTCATTTTGGCTAATTGCTCCTCATTTCCTTGAATTACTTTTTGGAATAGCTCACGCTTTTCTTGTTGTAAGGAATCCATTTTTTCTTCAACAGTTCCTTCAGCAATCATGCGCCAGACTTCAACAACATTCTTTTGCCCGATTCGATGGGCGCGCCCAGCCGCTTGTTCTTCCACTGCTGGATTCCACCATAAATCGTAAAGAATCACGGTATCAGCACCCGTTAAGTTTAAGCCTGTTCCCCCAGCTTTCAATGAAATCAAGAAGACATCTTTTTCACCTGCATTGAATGCATCCGCCATAGCCATCCGTTCTTTTGGTTTTGTACTGCCTCGTAGATAAAAGGTCGTTAAACCTAATTCAGTTAATTCTTCTTCGATAATCGACAGCATACTTGTAAACTGTGAAAAAAGTAAGACTCGTCGATTATTTTCTTTAGCCGCTACTAGTAAGTCTTTAACTTGCTCTAATTTTCCAGAGCCACCTGTATAATCATCAATGAATAAACTAGGGTCACAACAAATTTGACGTAAACGAGTCAAACCAGCTAAAATACTTAAACGATTTTTCTTGAAGGAATCTTGGTCCATTTGGCTGACATCTTCTTGCATTTGTTTCAGATAAGCCAGGTAAACTGTTTTTTGTTCTTCTGTCAGAACACTGTACAAGTTACTTTCAATCTTATCAGGCAAGTCGGCCAGTACCGTTTTCTTATCTCTTCTTAAAATAAACGGTTGGATCATTTTAGCGATTTCTTCTGGTTTCATCGATCTAAACAAAGTTTTAGACGGAAATAATCCTGGCAAAATCATTTGGAAAATCGACCATAATTCATCGATATTATTTTCGATTGGTGTCCCACTTAAGGCAAACCGTTGAGGAACGGTCAAGCTTTTTAGTGCTTGTGCTGTTTTTGTCGCACTATTTTTTACCATTTGAGCTTCATCTAAAATCAAGTAACCCAGATTTAAAGCTTGATACATCTCAATATCTTGTCTTAAACTAGCATACGAAGTGATCACAATGTCTAATCCCACTTGATTAGCTAGCCGCTCACGTTCTGATTTATTTCCAGCAACAACTTCGGCTTGCAATTCTGGCGCAAATTTTTTGATTTCCGCTGCCCAGTTATAAATCAAACTAGCAGGTGCCACAATCAGTGCAGCTCCTTTTTGTTTTTGTTCCTCTTTTTCAGACAATAAATAGGTGATCGTTTGTAAAGTCTTCCCCAGCCCCATTTCATCCGCTAAAATACCGCCAAATTGATAATAGCTAAGCATTT is a window encoding:
- a CDS encoding HAD family hydrolase, which translates into the protein MKTIVFDVDDTIYDQQQPFRNAINAVFPDVKPEDMHALYIRFRFHSDETFPKVMSDDWTLDFMRFYRINESLKDLNYPSVSQDNGLIFQKTYEEELDNIVMHPEVKKVFDFLKENNIPMGIITNGPTDHQFKKVKQLQLENWVPTDNIIISQSTGFQKPEREIFDLAAKEFNMECAHTLYVGDSFENDIVGATNGGWKSLWFNHRLREIPDGKKAHHLKEVTSFEDLFPTIQSLFS